The genome window ACTTATAAAACAGGAGGAGTATCTTCCAGACTCTTTGGCCTCCGCAGCGGAAAGAAGACGAGGAAAGGAAGGTCATCCTTTGGAAAGCATCACAATAAGATGCACACactgtgctgctgctgtggctctgAAGCCTGCCACCTTCAGAAGTCACCTGTGGTGGATGCGGCTCCGCTGCCAGGCGCAGAGGAAAGGACAGCCAGAGTGCCAAGGCTGAGAGATGACATGCTACCGGGACTAGGTGGATGAGGCACCCCAAAATGTTCTAGCGAGGATTCAGATATGGATTCTGTGagatcacagcaacaaaaaccaagagGGCAGCTCCTGCAGCATCCAGTTATTCTAGAAGGTTTCAGTCAGTCAGAGAATAAATGTTCTGGtttcaaaaactttaaaaaaaaaaaaaatcgaggaGGAGATAATACTTAGTACAGCTATATGCCCACAAGAGGTCCACGTAGAGGATATGGAGAATGAGAATAAGGTGTGAagtgcccagccccagtgacatgCAGAAAACACTCGGTAACTCTGGGTTCTGTTTGTATGCATGCCTATGCATGTGTGCAGAAGAGTCTTGAGCCCGGGGGTGTCTGACCTGGGCTGCTaggtgcctgcctgccttccttatGTAGCACCCCAGCTTTTTACTCTCATGCTGCTGCCTTGAACCTGAACACGTCAACTCTGTGGATGGAGGGAGGGTCTGTCCCTCCTAGGAGCAGAGTTAGGACTCAAAGCGACTTCGGAGCTGCTTGAATTTGGACTTGTTGTACTTGGTGATGAGGTCCAGTTTGCTGTGGCCCAAGGTCAGCCGCTTCTCAGGTGCAAAGAGGTCATTGTTATTGCCATTTTGATGGCCACTTACGGGAGCTCCCGGGAGGCCCGGCTCAAGTCTCTGCCTGGCACCCTGTAGTTGATGATACTTGGTGATGAGGTCCAGTTTGCTATGGCCCAGAGTCAGCCGCTTCTCATCTGCAGAGCCTACTCCCGCCATGCGAACTAGGCTTGGTTCTGGGGGGCCATTGGGTCCAGGCCCCTCACTCCGGAATGGACCAAATTTGGTGATGAGGTCCAGCTGACTGTGACCTAGGGTCTGCCGTCGTTCATCTAGACTCTGCTTTCCAGGCCTGGCTGAAGAATTGGCATCAGGGGGTATTTTAGAGGCCTGGGTCTTAGGGTTTTGTGGCAGGAGGTCCAATTGGCCATGGTTGTGGTTTAAGGACAGCTTCCTGTCATCCTCCTGACCCAGATCACCCTGTCTGAGGGAACCTGACTCAAGGACACCCTGGCCCTGGGATAGGAGATCCAGCTGGCTGTAGCTGTGGCTCAGGGACAATCTCCTATCATCTAGGGCCTGCTCACCATGCTGAAGGGAACTTGAATTGGGGGTAACTCTAGAATTGGgacctcctgcttctcctgcttTAGGGAAGGGGACAAGACGATCCAGGTGATCATGGCTCTGACTCAAAGATATCTTCTTCTCTTCCACTGTCTCCAGAGCTGTGCCAGGTACCCAGCGACCTCGCGGAAGGATGGGCTCTTGACTTGCTGGGAGCCCATTCTCTGGAAGCCGGGACAGTGCTGGGACCCCCCTAGTAAAGTGGAGGAGGGGGCGGGAACATGGGAGCAGAGGTGACCCCACTGCCAAGGTCAAGGGACTGGCACTGCAGTGGTTGAGGGCAGGAGAAGACTGGGACCATGGAGATGCCCCCAGCTTGCTCAGGTTGGCCCTGTAGGGTCCAGGAGTTGAGCTATGGTTGGGATCTGAAAGCTGACGGTACAAGGATGGCGGGCCACCAGCTTCATGGTGGGCAGGACCTGGAGATGAAGACCCCAAACCCATGTcactgcagccaccacctcctggtaGAGCAAGATAGGAAGAACGGCCCAGAAGAGGTGAGTGCTTGATGCTGCTGAGGCTGTTACTGGAGGGGGAGGAGCCTGTAGCACTTGGAATTCCAGGTCCAAAGGCCAGGGTCACAGGCGGAGGACGAGGTAGCCGCTGGGAAGACAGTGGATCCTCGTTGCCACAGAAGCCTTCCACAGGCTGTGACTCAGCATACAGACACCGGAACTCGCGATCGAAGTCTTCCACAATGTGGCCCCTCAGCTGCAGCACCATGCTGGTGTGGGCCTGACTGCAAAGCCAGGTGAAGctagggacagagagacagagtcaggagacaaAGCACAGAGTCCAGGGCTCCTCAGGAGTCATAACTAGAGCTGGGTCAGGGGTGAGGGTCTCCGAAGTCCTATTTCCCATGTGCAGTAGCTACTTTCTATGCCAGGGCGTTCagcagagagggctcccatctccCCCTTGCCCTGCAGGGTGCCTAGCACATGGCAGGTGCCTCATACATGTTTGAAGGGATGGATGGAAGAAATTCAAAGCAGGCAGAGGTCTGCGATGCCCTTACTAGAGCGTGGCACAGCCCCAGGCCCCTCGCCCTTTAATCACCTCACCTGTAACTGCCTGCCACCACCTGCTCACAGTCAATGATGACGAACTTCTCCAGGGCCTGCCCGGTGAATCGGCGGCCGGCCTTACTGCAGTATGTGTCTCCACTTGTGCTCCGCACACGCATGTTCTGGGCCAAGAGCAGAGGGAGGCTGGTGAGCTTAAGGGAAGTGGAACTCGGGCTGGAGAGgagactcagtagttaagagcactcttTCAGAATCCTTGAGTTCTATTCCAGATTCTCCCTGTGACGTGGCGGCTCACAGCTCCCTAGGATTCCGGCACAAGGGCAGTCTGACGCCTCTGGCCTCcgtgagcacctgcactcacgcaCCTACCCacaatttaaagtaataaaaataaattgaaaaacaaaGGATTGAAGTGGCACTCAGGCCATGTCTGTGACCCAAGGGTGTCTGGTCCCACACAGTTAAAGGAGCTGTTAAAGTCAGCTCCAGCTGACTCCCCCAGTGCttactgtgtggtggtattgtgttccccaaaatattgtgtatcctaataaacttatctggggtcagagaacagccagccactagataacagaggctagaaaatgttggcactcacgcctttaatcctagcattccagagggagaaatccatctggatctctatgagttcaaggccacattggaaagagccaggcatggtgactcacccctttaatcccaagggagtgagtctttaatctcagggagtgatggtagaaagcagaaaggtttataaggcgtgaggaccagaaactagaagcattttggcctggttaagcatttggctggttaagcattcaggcttctagcacagttcagctgagacccattctggatgaggactcagaggcctccagtctgaggaaacaagatcagctgaggatctggcaaggtgaggtaactgtggcttgttgtgtatctctgatcttccagcttcaccccaataactggcctcaggtttgattttattaataagaactttgaagattcccgCTGCATTACTGACTACCAGCTGGTCCTCCCGTGCTCCCGATGATTCCCTCCCGTGCTCCCGATTTCCTCCCGTGCTCCCGATTTCCTCCCATGCTCCCGATGATTCCCTCCCGTGCTCCCGATGATTCCCTCCCGTGCTCCCGATTTCCTCCCGTGCTCCCGATGATTCCCTCCCGTGCTCCCGATGATTCCCTCCCGTGCTCCCGATTTCCTCCCGTGCTCCCGATGATTCCCTCCCGTGCTCCcgattccctcctcttcccatgtCTGAAGCCCTCAGCCCATACTCACCACCAGGTGCCCCCCATTGAGGTCCATCTTATAACACATCTCCAGGAAGTACTTCAGGTGCTCCTGAGCCAGAAGGAGGTAGACAGGGACGCCACGTCGGCTGGAGGCCTCCATCAGGTCACACAGAAGCTCCATGTCAGTGAATACATCcatcaccacagccaccacctgaaGGAGGCAGTGTTCAGTCCCAGGAAAAGTGTGGGGTTGAAAGCCAGGATGCAACACcggaattgtctttttttttttttttttttttttgacaggttcAAATTCTGTAACCTAGTAATCCTTGAGCTCACTCCTGTCTTAGTCCCCTGATTATTGGGGTTACAGgattgtgccaccatgcctgccttagCCTGCCGTTCTTTGCTTGGGCACAGGGAAAACTGGCTGGTTGGTTGTTTGAAAGCCTTTGAGGATTTTTCCTGTGGACATGGTAACAGATTCTCAGAGATGTCTATAGATCAACTATGTTAGTCTAAAGCCCTGCTCTTTGGAGGATCAGCGAAGGCAGGAGTCAGAAGCAGACCCCAGTTTCCAGGCCTGTTCCCCCATAATCCTCATTGGCACCAGCTCTGCTCTGGCTGAGGACTGTCTGAGGCTCTCCTACATCGGAGAAAGCTGCAATCCAGTCCTGGGGTTTCTGTGTCTTTCACCAAACCTCAGTTGCTTGTGAAGCTGCAGAGGTCTCGCGTGATCCCTTATATTCACAGCTTCCTTCCGCCTGTGTTAAGGGGACCCAGGCTTCCCACCCACTTGAGGGCTGAGGCGTGTGCCTCCAACATACAGGGTATTCCTTAAGCCTCCAGCTGCCCCTTCTTCCCATCGTGTGCGTCTACTGTGAGAGTCTTCTGTCCTACAAAGGGCCTGGGAACAGGAGGAACAGAGCCTCCCCCTGCAGCTTGGAGCCAAAAGGAAGTGGGTTCAAATCCACATTCCTCCACTTCCTAGAAGTAGAGTCCTGGGCTCACCTAGGGAGCCTCAGCTTCCTTGTCTGCTAAATGGAGCATATCTCATAGTTACAAGAGATAAATGTGAAGACGCTGGACTGGACACACAGCAGAAGCTCACTAACCatgcctccccttctcctgccttctcAGCAAACGGACAGCATCGGGCTACCGGGAGAGAAAACACTTGTGAGGTCACTCCGAATGAGTGGCAGCTCAGTCCAGCAGCCCGACTCTTAGCCCAGGGGCAGAAAGTCTAATTGGAGGTGGGCAGGCAGGTCACTGGGGATTCTCTAGTATGTAGCACAGGTCTAGCCAGTGTGGGGGGAAGCAGATCAAAGGGGGACAGCGATGACAACAGCAACAACCTTGCTAATTACCCCGTGCTCGGTGCCAATCAAGCTCAGCCCTCCTGTGCCCGGGGCACAGGCAAGCTTGCCAGCAGGGCTTTGGAGGTGCTGGTGGGACCCTGGCTCTTCATCTCTGCAGCAGGAGTCTACCCCATCTCAAACCCTGCCAGGGGTTTTCACAGCCATTCCCTCATCTGAGGAGGAGCCAGGCCTCCACCAGTGAAGCTATACCACTCCGAGGCCAGGGGCTTCCCGGGTGTGACTGCCCCTTCCTAATGTCCCCAAGCCCAGTGGCTTTCACTCCTCAGTCCTCCTTAGTGCCAAACTAAAAGCTTAGCCCATGCCAAAACCCATGTGCCAGTGCCCATGGCCCTGCTTCAGGCCCAGCTGTTGCTGCAGCGCAGGTAGGCATCTGGGCATAAGCTGAGCCATGCCAGGTAGAGTCAGAAACCTCCCTCCCAGACCTCCACAACCTCTCTAGGATACCTTCTTCTTGCCCCTCTCTGGCCCCGGCTTCTTCCTTTGTAAGTCAAGGCTGTAGCTCAGATGTTTACCATGGTTGAGTTCTTAGTCTGGGAGATCATAAAACTTAGTTCAGTGCTCAAGaacaagcactggctgctcttccagaggactggggttcaattcccagcattcatgatAGCTCACAACAGTAGGTAGTTCTAGTTGCATGGGATTcaacaccttcctctggccttccCTGACTCCAGGCATGTAtacggtgcacatacatgcagacaggcaaaacactcatgaacattacataaaaataaatcttaaaactggGCGGtggttggcacatgcctttaatcccagcactcgggaggtagaagcaggtggatctctgtgagttcagggccagcctggtctacaaaaggagtttccacagagaaactgtctcgaaaataaataaacaaacaaaaaataaatcgtaattaatttatttattttgagaatctGATGAAGGTGATAGACTCCTTCCCAAGAAAGAGAAGGACTCCTTCCAATAATTTCACATGCACTCCCGGGGGGTGAAGTCCCAGAGCCCTGTGCCCTGTTCTACGCTTAATTAATAATGTTCATGAGTGCCAATGGAAAAGAAAGCGCCCGCCCATCCTCTAGCAGCTGGGCATCTAACAGGGGCCAGAGACTAGTCCCAGTTCCCCACTTAAGCTTTTGTGTGGCTCAAACCGGTCCCCTTTCCTCTATGAGCCACATCCGTGTCCACATCTGTGAGATGAAGGAAGAGGTGAGGCCCTTACCGTGTGGGCCTGGCTGAAGAGGAATCGCAGCAGGTCCTTGATGCTCTTGCCCTTGTCCCTCTGGAAATGAACCACCGCCTGGGTGGGGCTGAAACCTGTGGCCTGTGGCACTTCGGGCCAGCCCAGGTCCAGGTCTGGGGGATCTAAGTCAGAAGCCATGGGGAAGTAGGTGCCTGAGGTAACTTCAGAGAGCATGCTGAGGCGGTCATGCCCTAAGGTCTCTGACCCCTGGGCCTCACTGAGCTCAGGAACCCCACGCACATGGCTGATCATGTAGTCCACGTCCAGGGCACTCAGGAAGGGCAGTTCCCGCTCTTCAGAGATGACCTGAAGGTAGGCAGCCTCCCCCCTCTCCAGGAGGGCGTCCGCAGCAAGCCTTGCCGCTTCACTGTGCTGGAGCACCAGGGGCGAGCTCTCCCTCCACCAGGGCCGCTTCAGCTCCTCCACCCGGCTCCGCAGGGGTCCTGCCATGCCCTGGGTCCCTCCGGGCACTAGGCCGCCGAATGTGTGCGTCCACCTAGTGCTCTACCCACCCGAGGCTCCATGGCTTGCACCTGGGTTGGCTGCCGTAGAAAGAAGGTACTGCCTCCAGCTTGCCAGCCCCGCGTGTGTGGCAGGGCCCCCAAACTGTTGCCACCCTAAGTCTGAACCATGCTCCGCCCCATTGCCCCTGGCCTTAGGAACCTGTTGGGTCAGCCccacctgtctgtctgctgtTGGGACTCGCCCGCCCGCTCGGGGAAGTGGTAGTGCCAGGCCCTTAGAGCATTCTGCTGGCTCTTCTCCAGGCACTCCTTACAGGGAAACACAGCTACAAGCCTGCGACCTTGACCCTCAGCCACTAGCAGAGGttacttgtctgtctgtctgtctgtctgtctgtctgtctctctctctctctctctctctcacacacacacacacagaccatggTAGACGAATGATTCAAGACACATGCAGATCTGCTAACACACAGACAACTGACCAGCATGTAGATGTAGATTacaggttcacacacacatttcaacCAAATACATGAAAACGAACCCAACACTAACGTAGAAACTGGCCATAACCCCCAAACATACCACCATAGGAGGTGTATACGCCTTGGTCCACAGACATATAAGACCCCCAGTGAGGGTGGAGTGATGTATAAGAACTCCAGGAGCACATGAACACCCATCTGTCTCCCATGGTGCTCACAGCATCCTCAGTCCAATTCTGAGCCCATCCTCCAAGGACCTGGATTAGAAGTCCTCACTCTGACCCCCAAGTAGAAACTGTAAAAATACACACCTTGCATGCTCCATCTATTCTGAATATACCAGAAGTTCTGAGACTGGCAGAGTCAGAGCttgcctttttttctattttattaatactattttttaattggcACATAGTCATTGTACGTGGTAGTGGGTTTtgtaaagacattttcatttaaattggaGTGTGCCTTTTTTGTTAAGAGAGAGTCTTGGGCCTGGAGTgttggcttagaggttaagaacacttgttactcttgcagaaggCCAGGGTtcatttcccaacacccacatgatggcaCATTTGTAACTCCCAGTTCTGGGAGGTTTAACatcctcttatggcctctgtgggaaccagaCATGCAGATATGCTGgcaaaatacatttgaaaaaaaaaaaaaaagagtctcatatagcccaggctagccttaaactcattgtgtagccaaggatgaccatgGACTACTGGTCCTCagtcctccacctccccagtgctgggattacagcatgcATCACTATGCCCAGTTTACACAGTGCTAAGGTTCTAACCCAGATCTTCattagacaaacactctacctaCTGAACCACATCAGCAGCCATGCTCGGAACTTGCCTTTTTAGCCAGTGTTTTAACAGCTGTGCCTGTGCACCAGGAGGGGTGGGCTAAGGTAGACAGCTGCATTTCCAGCACACTGAACTCCAGGGATGCTCTGAGCCTGGTAAAAGCCAGGCTCCCCTCCACTGGGACTGAGTATTCAAAGGTTCTTTCAGAGAATGGGCAGACACACATCCAGGTCAGAAGGAAAATGGAGTATGTATCAGCCTCAATGAGAGTCACGGTTCATAGTTCCGGAACATGTGGGGCTGTCCTCAGAGGATGGGGAAGCAGTTTCACTCTGAAGAAGGGGTCATCAGTTGGTAACTGCACATGGTAGCAGAATGGGGAGGGTAGAATGTCTATCACCCTCCTGTAGAGGGGTGAGACCTGATGTCGGGAATCCCATACAGCCTTATGGTATACACCCAGTCCTGTATGACTGAATTCGGTCCATCTGTTCTACGGTCAGATCATAGGCTCCCCTGAAAGAGGACTCTGGATGGAGAGGGATGGATGGAAAGGCTGGGTAGGAGATGGGGCAGAGAGGTCAGGGGCCCAGGGCTTAGGGGAGCCATTGTCTAAGACCCGAAATGCTTCCATTTCATCCCAGGTGCCGGGGGCAGAAACCAGAGCGTGGGGTCCTCTAAGGAGCCCTTCCCTGGGGTGTTGTAGCCTACTAGAGTGTTAAGAAGCTGGGTAAACAAAGTCATACTGTGGGTGGGTGATGAGCTGCGGGGGAAGCAAGAGAAACAGAGCCCTCATTAGAACCTTATCTCTAGATTTGGTTGAGGGGAGATTTGCTCAGGGCTCGGGAGCCGCTGAGTTCACTGTTTATCTCTGGCACATATTTTTAGTGCTGTATCTTGTTTACCCCTTTTAAAatgacttattatttatttgtttgtttatgtagtgtgtgtatgtgtgtgcatgtgcacacttatttattttagtgtgtgtgtgtgtgtgtgtgtgtgtgttcatgagctGGCTCTCGCCtgctaccatgtggatcctggggacggaactcaggtcctcaggtttggcagCGGGCATCTTcatctgctgagccttctcactgggCCTTTGTTTACTACTTTTCATTTTGGTAAAAATACACATAGACTTTCCATCCGTGCCCTTCAGTGGCATTGAGCACACCCACCACTACACCATCCAGCCAGCTCGTCATCTTGCAAACCCGTCTACCCACAAACAACACTTCCATTCCTTCTTCTCCACAGTCTCCATGAACTGCCTCAGGGACTTCTTTTAGGGGAATCATGGTGCCTTTGTCTTCTTGTGAACATCTTTTCACTTAGCACGATGCTTTTGTTTCTTCCATGTTGTAGCATGCAGGCTGAATATCTCTTGTATGTGCATCATATGTgcacattcattcactcactgatGGATAATTTGGTTGTTT of Peromyscus maniculatus bairdii isolate BWxNUB_F1_BW_parent chromosome 4, HU_Pman_BW_mat_3.1, whole genome shotgun sequence contains these proteins:
- the Fam83c gene encoding protein FAM83C → MAGPLRSRVEELKRPWWRESSPLVLQHSEAARLAADALLERGEAAYLQVISEERELPFLSALDVDYMISHVRGVPELSEAQGSETLGHDRLSMLSEVTSGTYFPMASDLDPPDLDLGWPEVPQATGFSPTQAVVHFQRDKGKSIKDLLRFLFSQAHTVVAVVMDVFTDMELLCDLMEASSRRGVPVYLLLAQEHLKYFLEMCYKMDLNGGHLVNMRVRSTSGDTYCSKAGRRFTGQALEKFVIIDCEQVVAGSYSFTWLCSQAHTSMVLQLRGHIVEDFDREFRCLYAESQPVEGFCGNEDPLSSQRLPRPPPVTLAFGPGIPSATGSSPSSNSLSSIKHSPLLGRSSYLALPGGGGCSDMGLGSSSPGPAHHEAGGPPSLYRQLSDPNHSSTPGPYRANLSKLGASPWSQSSPALNHCSASPLTLAVGSPLLPCSRPLLHFTRGVPALSRLPENGLPASQEPILPRGRWVPGTALETVEEKKISLSQSHDHLDRLVPFPKAGEAGGPNSRVTPNSSSLQHGEQALDDRRLSLSHSYSQLDLLSQGQGVLESGSLRQGDLGQEDDRKLSLNHNHGQLDLLPQNPKTQASKIPPDANSSARPGKQSLDERRQTLGHSQLDLITKFGPFRSEGPGPNGPPEPSLVRMAGVGSADEKRLTLGHSKLDLITKYHQLQGARQRLEPGLPGAPVSGHQNGNNNDLFAPEKRLTLGHSKLDLITKYNKSKFKQLRSRFES